Proteins from a genomic interval of Candidatus Methylomirabilota bacterium:
- a CDS encoding ABC transporter substrate-binding protein yields the protein MRRSASTLLFTVAVLAVPGVVVLAQSKEPVKIGLTAAVSGGSAASGEAIKRGLEIAIEEINAKGGVLGGRPLRLVVRDDEGQPAKGVTIARELVEREKVSAVFGGLHTPVALAQVAVWQELKTPYMGAWAAGTNITRNGQTPNYVFRVSANDDDADKFLTRYATDVLRKGKPGLLLENTSWGQSNEAGLTKWLGAKGIKAVGIEKFNWGDPDMSPQLLRLKGAGADHVVLVANAPEGAQVVKSRAKIGWEIPMVSHWGISGGRFAELTGDLSDGVAFLQTYSFFGKQNERGEYVLKMLKEKYGVKGPQDVIAPVGTANAYDGVHLVAMAIEQAGSSEGAKVRDALENLGAEYKGLIKTYRKPFTAEQHDALNDGDYIMVVWKAGKIVPLAAK from the coding sequence ATGCGACGCAGTGCCTCTACTCTGCTCTTCACCGTGGCCGTGCTTGCGGTCCCGGGGGTCGTGGTGCTGGCCCAGTCCAAGGAGCCGGTCAAGATCGGGCTCACCGCGGCGGTCTCCGGCGGCTCGGCGGCCTCGGGCGAGGCCATCAAGCGCGGGCTCGAGATCGCCATCGAGGAGATCAACGCCAAGGGCGGCGTGCTGGGTGGCCGCCCATTGCGGTTGGTGGTCCGCGACGACGAGGGCCAGCCGGCCAAGGGCGTGACCATCGCGCGCGAGCTGGTGGAGCGCGAGAAGGTCAGCGCGGTGTTCGGCGGCCTGCATACCCCGGTCGCCCTCGCCCAGGTGGCGGTCTGGCAGGAGCTCAAGACGCCCTACATGGGCGCGTGGGCTGCCGGCACGAACATCACGCGGAACGGGCAGACGCCCAACTACGTGTTCCGGGTCTCGGCCAACGACGACGACGCCGACAAGTTCCTCACCCGCTACGCCACCGACGTGCTGCGCAAGGGCAAGCCCGGCCTGCTGCTCGAGAACACGAGCTGGGGCCAGTCGAACGAGGCGGGCCTGACCAAGTGGCTCGGGGCCAAGGGCATCAAGGCGGTGGGCATCGAGAAATTCAACTGGGGCGACCCGGACATGAGCCCGCAGCTGCTGCGGCTGAAGGGCGCCGGCGCCGACCACGTGGTGCTGGTGGCCAACGCGCCCGAGGGCGCGCAGGTGGTGAAGTCGCGGGCGAAGATCGGCTGGGAGATCCCGATGGTGTCGCACTGGGGCATCTCCGGCGGCCGCTTCGCGGAGCTGACCGGCGATCTCTCGGACGGCGTCGCGTTCCTGCAGACCTACTCGTTCTTCGGCAAGCAGAACGAGCGCGGCGAATACGTGCTGAAGATGCTCAAGGAAAAATACGGCGTGAAGGGCCCCCAGGACGTCATCGCGCCGGTCGGGACCGCCAACGCCTACGACGGCGTCCACCTCGTGGCCATGGCCATCGAACAGGCCGGCTCCTCCGAGGGGGCGAAGGTGCGCGATGCGCTCGAGAACCTCGGCGCCGAGTACAAGGGCCTGATCAAGACCTACCGGAAGCCGTTCACCGCCGAGCAGCACGACGCGCTGAACGACGGCGACTACATCATGGTGGTCTGGAAGGCGGGCAAGATCGTCCCTCTCGCCGCCAAGTAG
- a CDS encoding sigma-54 dependent transcriptional regulator, protein MPGEHILIVDDERAIRTTLRGVLEDEGYRVTAVGSGEEAIARLQDEVPDIIFLDIWMPGIDGLDTLAELKRLRPETVVVMISGHATIETAVKATKLGAYDFIEKPLSLEKTLLIANRALEHTRLERENRTLRAQLERGQEIVGQSALIEHLRQQIAVAAPSSGRVLIQGENGSGKELVARAVHALSARRDGPFVEVNCAAIPEELIESELFGHERGAFTGAVARRRGKFELADQGTLFLDEIGDMSLKTQAKVLRALEEQAFERVGGKDTVRVDVRVLAASNQNLPERIAVGAFREDLYYRLNVIPIEVPPLRQRKEDLPLLVAHFVTMFSAENGKRPKTVSVEALAYFLSYDWPGNVRELRNMVERLVIMTPRDVIGPEDLPPPLRPRDAESTGDDGQRERTLKEAREAFERAFILSELRANEWNMTRTAERLGIERSHLYRKLKAYGITAPK, encoded by the coding sequence ATGCCCGGCGAGCACATCCTGATCGTCGACGACGAGCGCGCGATCCGGACGACGTTGAGAGGCGTTCTCGAGGATGAAGGATATCGAGTGACCGCGGTGGGCTCCGGGGAAGAGGCGATCGCCCGCCTGCAGGACGAGGTGCCCGACATCATCTTCCTCGACATCTGGATGCCGGGCATCGACGGGCTCGACACGCTGGCCGAGCTGAAGCGCCTGCGGCCCGAGACGGTGGTGGTGATGATCTCCGGCCACGCCACCATCGAAACCGCGGTGAAGGCCACCAAGCTCGGCGCCTACGACTTCATCGAAAAGCCGCTGTCGCTCGAGAAGACGCTGCTCATCGCCAACCGCGCGCTCGAGCACACCCGGCTCGAGCGGGAGAACCGCACCCTGCGCGCCCAGCTCGAGCGCGGCCAGGAGATCGTCGGCCAGAGCGCGCTGATCGAGCACCTGCGCCAGCAGATCGCGGTGGCCGCGCCCTCGAGCGGCCGCGTGCTCATCCAGGGAGAGAACGGCTCGGGCAAGGAGCTGGTGGCCCGCGCGGTGCACGCGCTGTCCGCCCGCCGCGACGGCCCCTTCGTCGAGGTGAACTGCGCGGCCATCCCCGAGGAGCTGATCGAGTCGGAGCTGTTCGGCCACGAACGGGGCGCCTTCACCGGGGCGGTGGCGCGCCGGCGCGGCAAGTTCGAGCTGGCCGACCAGGGCACCCTCTTCCTCGACGAGATCGGCGACATGAGCCTCAAGACCCAGGCCAAGGTGCTGCGCGCCCTGGAGGAGCAGGCCTTCGAGCGGGTCGGCGGCAAGGACACCGTCCGGGTGGACGTGCGGGTCCTCGCCGCCTCGAACCAGAACCTGCCCGAGCGCATCGCGGTCGGCGCGTTCCGCGAGGACCTGTACTACCGGCTGAACGTCATCCCGATCGAGGTGCCGCCGCTGCGTCAGCGCAAGGAGGACCTGCCGCTGCTGGTGGCCCACTTCGTGACGATGTTCTCGGCCGAGAACGGCAAGCGGCCCAAGACCGTCTCGGTGGAAGCCCTCGCCTATTTCCTCTCCTACGACTGGCCGGGCAACGTGCGCGAGCTGCGCAACATGGTGGAGCGGCTCGTCATCATGACCCCCCGCGACGTCATCGGCCCCGAGGACCTCCCGCCCCCGCTGCGCCCCCGCGACGCGGAGTCGACGGGCGACGACGGGCAGCGCGAGCGCACGCTGAAGGAGGCCCGCGAGGCCTTCGAGCGCGCCTTCATCCTGAGCGAGCTGCGGGCCAACGAGTGGAACATGACCCGCACCGCCGAGCGGCTCGGCATCGAGCGCAGCCACCTCTACCGCAAGCTCAAGGCCTACGGCATCACCGCCCCGAAGTAG
- a CDS encoding ATP-binding protein: protein MTPLTARRPERLDEQEKRKRNLLIIAGILVLLVVATVFEVGIRAPKIPFASNLIVFFLFNLNLVVFLLLLVLLFRNLVKLSFERRQKIIGSRFKAKLVLTFMALALGPGILIFLIASNFITTSIEGWFKPQVERPLDQAMEVAQTYYQSLESTALRHDRYMGRVIERDGLLAENKREALAAFLADQQERLGVAAITVFNREGQELVHVKNPVLAKVPTRSANTENVKQALAGQEITTVHELDNGDMIQAMVPIRDADQSVAAAMVVAIHVPQRLENRLRNISQAFQEYKQLRLLKNPIKGIYILLFLLMTLIIVFSATWFGLYLARGITEPIQMLAEGTREVAAGNLRYKVEVRADDEIGILVDSFNRMTGDLAASQSKLEETYRDLQSKHAEMEDRRRYTETVLEAVATGVVSLDPEGRVTTINSAAERLLGLDASQIHGRPAARVFRSPEYTEIDALIQRMGRVREGMLDREVHLRRGGQAVALLASATALRGPDGGYLGMVLAFDDLTELLKAQRLAAWREVAQRIAHEIKNPLTPIQLSAQRLRRRLGSDRSADEKRLLEEATGTIIQEVDGLRQLVDEFSRFARMPALTPKPTDLARLLESVVVLYRESHPGLAIRAVFSPDLPPIEVDPDQIKRAVLNLVDNAVEAVGATGEVVVQTAWLPEAHRARIVVADDGPGIAADDRERLFVPYFSTKATGMGLGLPIVHQIVSDHGGTIRVEDNTPHGSRFVVELPAGRPVAAPVQA, encoded by the coding sequence GTGACGCCGCTCACCGCCCGCCGCCCCGAGCGGCTCGACGAGCAGGAGAAGCGCAAGCGGAACCTGCTCATCATCGCCGGGATCCTCGTCCTCCTGGTGGTGGCCACCGTCTTCGAGGTGGGCATCCGCGCGCCCAAGATCCCCTTCGCCTCCAACCTCATCGTCTTCTTCCTCTTCAACCTGAACCTGGTCGTCTTCCTGCTGCTGCTCGTCCTGCTCTTCCGCAACCTGGTGAAGCTCTCGTTCGAGCGGCGGCAGAAGATCATCGGCTCGCGGTTCAAGGCCAAGCTCGTCCTGACCTTCATGGCCCTGGCCCTCGGCCCCGGCATCCTCATCTTCCTGATCGCGTCCAACTTCATCACCACCTCGATCGAGGGGTGGTTCAAGCCGCAGGTGGAGCGGCCGCTCGACCAGGCCATGGAGGTCGCCCAGACCTACTACCAGAGCCTGGAGAGCACCGCGCTGCGGCACGACCGCTACATGGGGCGCGTGATCGAGCGCGACGGCCTCCTCGCCGAGAACAAGCGCGAGGCGCTGGCCGCCTTCCTCGCCGATCAGCAGGAGCGGCTCGGGGTCGCGGCCATCACCGTCTTCAACCGCGAGGGGCAGGAGCTGGTGCACGTCAAGAACCCGGTGCTGGCCAAGGTGCCCACCCGCTCGGCCAACACCGAGAACGTCAAGCAGGCGCTGGCCGGTCAGGAGATCACCACCGTCCACGAGCTGGACAACGGCGACATGATCCAGGCGATGGTGCCGATCCGCGACGCCGACCAGTCGGTGGCCGCGGCCATGGTGGTGGCCATCCACGTGCCCCAGCGGCTCGAGAATCGGCTGCGCAACATCAGCCAGGCCTTCCAGGAGTACAAGCAGCTGCGGCTGCTCAAGAACCCGATCAAGGGCATCTACATCCTGCTCTTCCTGCTGATGACCCTGATCATCGTGTTCTCGGCCACCTGGTTCGGGCTCTACCTGGCCCGCGGCATCACCGAGCCCATTCAGATGCTGGCCGAGGGGACGCGGGAGGTCGCGGCGGGGAACCTGCGATACAAGGTCGAGGTCCGCGCCGACGACGAGATCGGCATCCTGGTGGACTCCTTCAACCGGATGACCGGAGACCTCGCCGCGTCGCAGTCGAAGCTCGAGGAGACCTATCGCGATCTGCAGTCCAAGCACGCCGAGATGGAAGATCGGCGGCGCTACACCGAGACGGTGCTGGAGGCGGTCGCGACCGGCGTGGTGTCGCTGGACCCGGAGGGCCGCGTCACCACCATCAACAGCGCGGCCGAGCGACTGCTCGGCCTCGACGCCTCGCAGATCCACGGCCGCCCGGCCGCGCGCGTCTTCCGCTCGCCCGAATACACCGAGATCGACGCGCTGATCCAGCGCATGGGCCGCGTACGGGAGGGCATGCTCGACCGCGAGGTGCACCTGCGGCGCGGGGGGCAGGCGGTGGCTCTGCTCGCCTCCGCCACCGCGCTGCGCGGACCCGACGGCGGCTACCTGGGGATGGTGCTCGCGTTCGACGACCTCACCGAGCTGCTGAAGGCCCAGCGGCTGGCCGCATGGCGCGAGGTCGCCCAGCGCATCGCCCACGAGATCAAGAATCCGCTCACCCCGATCCAGCTCTCGGCCCAGCGTCTGCGTCGCCGGCTCGGTTCCGACCGCAGCGCGGACGAGAAGCGGCTGCTCGAGGAGGCCACCGGGACCATCATCCAGGAGGTCGACGGGCTGCGACAGCTGGTCGACGAGTTCTCCCGCTTCGCGCGGATGCCCGCGCTGACTCCCAAGCCCACCGACCTGGCCCGGCTGCTCGAGAGCGTGGTCGTCCTCTATCGCGAGTCGCACCCGGGCCTCGCGATTCGCGCGGTGTTCTCGCCGGACCTGCCGCCCATCGAGGTGGATCCGGACCAGATCAAGCGCGCGGTCCTGAACCTGGTGGACAACGCGGTGGAGGCGGTCGGCGCCACCGGCGAGGTGGTGGTGCAGACCGCGTGGCTGCCCGAGGCGCATCGGGCGCGCATCGTGGTCGCCGACGACGGGCCGGGCATCGCGGCGGACGACCGCGAGCGGCTCTTCGTCCCCTACTTCTCCACCAAGGCCACCGGGATGGGCCTGGGCCTGCCGATCGTCCACCAGATCGTCTCCGACCACGGCGGCACCATCCGCGTGGAGGACAACACGCCGCACGGCAGCCGGTTCGTGGTCGAATTGCCCGCGGGCCGGCCGGTGGCCGCGCCGGTCCAGGCCTGA
- a CDS encoding DUF4390 domain-containing protein encodes MEPRRRRPLSSTALALSLLGALVLASLMAPARAAADVRISNLSVFLNDYDVTVTVVLFDAIPDSLHESIHTGIAAHVRYYVELWQYARFGVDRRLQVRTVERQLTYNVLTKEYKITALKGEAREPILTKDLREAQRMISELRVGQIAPVVALDRQELYYVRARSDVSLGGVNSWFARMTGEAEETPWVQSSLLTPVRNQ; translated from the coding sequence ATGGAACCCCGCCGACGTCGGCCGCTCTCCTCGACCGCGCTCGCCCTGAGCCTGCTCGGGGCGCTCGTGCTGGCCTCCCTGATGGCGCCGGCGCGGGCCGCCGCCGACGTCCGCATCAGCAATCTCTCGGTCTTCCTCAACGACTACGACGTGACGGTGACGGTGGTGCTCTTCGACGCGATCCCCGACTCCCTGCACGAGTCCATCCACACCGGGATCGCGGCCCACGTGCGCTACTACGTCGAGCTGTGGCAGTACGCGCGGTTCGGAGTGGATCGGCGCCTGCAGGTCCGCACGGTGGAGCGGCAGCTCACCTACAACGTGCTCACCAAGGAGTACAAGATCACCGCGCTCAAGGGCGAGGCCCGCGAGCCGATTCTCACCAAGGACCTGCGCGAGGCCCAGCGCATGATCTCGGAGCTGCGGGTCGGCCAGATCGCGCCGGTGGTCGCGCTCGACCGGCAGGAGCTCTACTACGTGCGGGCGCGCTCCGACGTCTCGCTCGGGGGCGTCAATTCCTGGTTCGCGCGCATGACCGGTGAGGCCGAGGAGACGCCCTGGGTGCAGTCGAGCCTGCTCACCCCGGTGAGGAACCAGTGA
- the lpxC gene encoding UDP-3-O-acyl-N-acetylglucosamine deacetylase: MDQQRTLRHPVEMAGIGLHSGEPVALRVSPAGADTGVLFRATDGTLIPANADHVVDTNSATTVGAFGVRVRTVEHLMAAAAALGVDNMVVDIDGPEVPAADGSAKPFMDLLRSAGGVSLPAPRRPLTISEPIRVGTESRWLEVLPADSLRISYTLDNNHPIIGLQVGTYGITEQVFDQELAAARTYGFLRDVPAMRQNGLARGGSLENAVVVGKRSVLNDSLRFPDEFVRHKILDLVGDLFLLGRPLRAHVVGRNAGHALNHQLVMAIQKAVAADRRRVAARSIRPAVPAAVGTTGDGFLPGIAAL, encoded by the coding sequence ATGGACCAGCAGCGGACCCTCAGACATCCGGTGGAGATGGCGGGCATCGGCCTTCATTCGGGTGAGCCGGTGGCGCTTCGGGTCTCCCCGGCCGGCGCGGACACGGGTGTGCTCTTCCGCGCCACCGACGGCACGCTGATTCCGGCGAATGCCGATCACGTGGTCGACACCAATTCCGCGACCACGGTTGGGGCCTTCGGCGTGCGGGTGCGTACCGTGGAGCACCTGATGGCCGCAGCGGCGGCGCTCGGCGTCGACAACATGGTGGTGGACATCGACGGTCCCGAGGTTCCCGCCGCCGACGGCAGCGCGAAGCCGTTCATGGATCTGCTGCGGTCGGCCGGCGGCGTCAGCCTGCCGGCCCCGCGGCGGCCCCTGACGATCAGCGAGCCGATTCGCGTGGGCACCGAGAGCCGCTGGCTCGAGGTCTTGCCCGCCGACTCGCTCCGCATCAGCTACACGCTCGACAACAACCACCCGATCATCGGACTGCAGGTCGGCACCTACGGCATCACCGAGCAGGTCTTCGATCAGGAGCTGGCCGCGGCCAGGACCTACGGCTTCCTGCGGGACGTGCCGGCGATGCGCCAGAACGGTCTGGCTCGCGGCGGTTCGCTCGAGAACGCGGTCGTGGTCGGCAAGCGCTCGGTGCTGAACGACAGCCTGCGGTTCCCCGACGAGTTCGTGCGCCACAAGATCCTGGACCTCGTGGGCGACCTGTTCCTCCTCGGTCGGCCGCTGAGGGCCCACGTGGTCGGCCGCAATGCCGGACACGCGCTGAACCATCAGCTGGTGATGGCGATCCAGAAGGCGGTGGCCGCCGACCGGCGCCGCGTGGCCGCCCGCTCGATCCGGCCCGCCGTGCCCGCCGCGGTGGGCACGACCGGCGACGGCTTCCTGCCCGGCATCGCCGCCCTGTAG
- a CDS encoding archease, with translation MDLYADAPTLPEAFSRIALALFAAAVDPASVDETEVREVRAHGPDPAALLRRWLDECLYVHEVEGFACRSIEFAVFEAASSAGAEPLRLHAFLHGEPIDPTRHVARAVIRGIGAQGLSVQGESDGFRVRATLDL, from the coding sequence ATGGATTTGTACGCGGACGCGCCCACGCTCCCCGAGGCCTTCTCGCGAATCGCGCTGGCCCTGTTCGCCGCCGCGGTGGATCCGGCGTCGGTCGACGAGACGGAGGTCCGGGAGGTTCGCGCGCACGGTCCCGACCCGGCGGCCCTGCTCCGGCGCTGGCTCGACGAGTGCCTCTACGTCCACGAGGTGGAGGGATTCGCCTGCCGCTCGATCGAGTTCGCGGTCTTCGAGGCGGCTTCCTCGGCGGGGGCCGAGCCGCTCCGTCTTCATGCCTTCCTGCACGGGGAGCCGATCGACCCGACCCGGCACGTCGCGAGAGCAGTCATCCGGGGCATTGGCGCGCAAGGTCTCTCGGTGCAAGGAGAATCCGACGGCTTCCGAGTACGAGCCACGCTGGATCTCTGA
- a CDS encoding 16S rRNA (uracil(1498)-N(3))-methyltransferase, with the protein MTRFHLAPDAVDGDRVVFDAAAAHHLGRVLRAAAGEIVQAVDASGQLLSVRLTSIASRRAEGMVVGRSALATESPLDLTLAQAVPKGDKMEHVIRMATELGVTRVIPLLSERTVVRLEPGRSDSRLGRWRRVAREAAQQSGRAAVPEVAAPTRLAAWRPEASAAGLLVCFWEEERRRLDTLLPAGPCLRATVVVGPEGGLTGEEVHGLAGAGALVASLGPRLLRTETAGAVAVALLQARYGDLGRG; encoded by the coding sequence GTGACCCGCTTCCATCTGGCGCCGGACGCCGTCGACGGTGACCGAGTGGTCTTCGATGCCGCGGCGGCCCATCACCTCGGGCGGGTCCTGCGCGCGGCGGCCGGCGAGATCGTGCAGGCCGTCGACGCGAGCGGGCAGCTGCTCTCGGTGCGGCTCACCTCGATCGCGTCGCGGCGCGCCGAGGGCATGGTGGTGGGCCGTTCGGCGCTGGCCACCGAATCGCCCCTCGACCTCACACTGGCCCAGGCCGTTCCCAAGGGCGACAAGATGGAGCATGTGATCCGCATGGCCACCGAGCTCGGGGTCACGCGCGTGATCCCGCTGCTGAGCGAGCGCACCGTGGTGCGCCTCGAGCCCGGCCGCTCCGATTCGCGGCTCGGGCGCTGGCGGCGGGTCGCGCGGGAGGCCGCGCAGCAGAGCGGGCGCGCGGCGGTGCCCGAGGTGGCCGCGCCGACCCGACTGGCCGCGTGGCGACCCGAGGCGTCGGCGGCCGGGCTGCTCGTCTGCTTCTGGGAAGAGGAGCGACGGCGGCTCGACACCCTCCTGCCCGCCGGCCCCTGTCTCCGGGCGACCGTGGTGGTGGGCCCCGAGGGCGGGCTCACCGGCGAGGAGGTTCACGGCCTCGCCGGCGCGGGCGCCCTCGTGGCCTCGCTCGGGCCGCGCCTGCTACGGACGGAGACGGCCGGCGCGGTGGCGGTGGCGCTCCTGCAGGCCCGCTACGGGGACCTGGGGCGTGGCTGA
- a CDS encoding 50S ribosomal protein L11 methyltransferase — MPFWQLTVPATAETSEGLTNFLWEQGALGVVEEEVPGRSPRLRAFFPERASSIGLLTAVQVYQASLRALGFSLPPESAEVAPLLDEAWASAWQQSFPVREVGRRLLVMPPWLAEPGPDSAAPNGERLAVVIEPGRAFGTGHHGTTEGCLVLLEDALEAAPGSAVLDIGTGTGILAIAALRLGAPSVLAIDTDPDAVAAAQVNAARNGCAGLTVRLAEPQDVEGRFPVVVANLLTHAHLALAEHYARLVVPGGHLVLGGMLDGEDVRVAEALSGLGFGTRWSVPLDGWASLLLAAPAR, encoded by the coding sequence ATGCCGTTCTGGCAGCTGACGGTTCCCGCCACCGCCGAGACTTCCGAGGGGCTGACCAATTTCCTCTGGGAGCAGGGCGCCCTCGGCGTGGTCGAGGAGGAAGTGCCGGGTCGGAGCCCGCGGCTGCGCGCGTTCTTCCCGGAGCGCGCGTCCTCCATCGGCCTGCTGACCGCGGTGCAGGTCTATCAGGCCTCGCTGCGCGCGCTCGGCTTCTCGCTGCCGCCGGAAAGCGCCGAGGTGGCGCCGCTGCTCGACGAGGCGTGGGCGAGCGCCTGGCAGCAATCGTTCCCGGTGCGCGAGGTCGGTCGACGCCTCCTGGTGATGCCGCCGTGGCTCGCCGAGCCCGGGCCCGACTCCGCCGCGCCGAACGGGGAGCGGCTCGCCGTCGTGATCGAGCCGGGCCGCGCGTTCGGGACCGGGCATCACGGCACCACCGAGGGCTGCCTGGTCCTGCTCGAGGACGCCCTCGAGGCCGCACCCGGCTCGGCGGTCCTCGACATCGGCACCGGCACCGGCATCCTGGCCATCGCGGCGCTGCGGCTCGGGGCGCCGAGCGTGCTGGCCATCGACACGGACCCCGACGCGGTGGCCGCCGCGCAGGTCAATGCGGCGCGGAACGGCTGCGCCGGTCTGACGGTGCGCCTGGCCGAGCCGCAGGACGTGGAGGGGCGATTCCCAGTGGTGGTGGCCAATCTGCTGACCCACGCGCATCTCGCCCTGGCCGAGCACTACGCCCGGCTCGTCGTCCCGGGCGGGCACCTCGTGCTCGGCGGCATGCTGGACGGCGAGGACGTCCGGGTCGCCGAGGCGCTCTCCGGGCTTGGCTTCGGCACGCGCTGGAGCGTGCCGCTCGATGGCTGGGCCTCCCTCCTACTGGCCGCGCCGGCTCGGTGA
- the dnaJ gene encoding molecular chaperone DnaJ, producing the protein MAAKDYYSVLGVPRDADDAALKKAYRNLARAYHPDRNPGDRKAEERFKEVSEAYTVLSDPEKRAQYDRFGTVGGGVGEAGFGTIFEDLFEGFFGGGDRGRSRTRARRGDDLRYDLEITLEEAAQGMETKLQVPRLETCEGCRGSGVEPGSQPEVCGTCRGQGQVRFSQGFLTVARPCPNCRGEGRIVRNPCSTCRGQGRISRERLLKVTIPAGVEHGNQLRLTGEGEGGTQGGPTGDLYVVLHIKPHEIFVREGAHLICELPLTFPQVALGDEVEVPVLDGTAKLKVPAGTQPGQRLVLKGKGMPHLRGRGRGDAVYDVVVEVPTQLTARQRELLEEFRGSPDGGSGPRVSKFVERMKQLFGS; encoded by the coding sequence GTGGCGGCCAAGGACTACTACAGCGTCCTCGGGGTTCCCCGAGACGCCGACGACGCCGCGCTGAAGAAGGCCTACCGCAACCTCGCTCGCGCCTACCATCCCGACCGCAACCCCGGCGACCGCAAGGCCGAGGAGCGCTTCAAGGAGGTCAGCGAGGCCTACACCGTGCTCTCCGACCCGGAGAAGCGCGCCCAATACGACCGCTTCGGGACTGTCGGAGGCGGGGTGGGCGAAGCCGGATTTGGGACCATCTTCGAGGATCTCTTCGAGGGCTTCTTCGGCGGCGGCGACCGCGGACGCTCCCGCACCCGCGCGCGGCGGGGCGACGACTTGCGCTACGACCTCGAGATCACGCTCGAGGAGGCCGCCCAGGGCATGGAGACCAAGCTGCAGGTTCCGCGGCTCGAGACCTGCGAGGGCTGCCGAGGCTCGGGCGTCGAGCCGGGCAGCCAGCCCGAGGTCTGCGGCACCTGCCGGGGGCAAGGCCAGGTGCGCTTCTCGCAGGGCTTCCTCACGGTGGCCCGTCCCTGCCCGAATTGCCGGGGCGAGGGCCGGATCGTCCGCAACCCGTGCTCGACCTGCCGCGGCCAGGGGCGCATCTCGCGCGAGCGGCTGCTCAAGGTCACGATCCCGGCGGGCGTCGAGCACGGCAATCAGCTGCGCCTGACCGGCGAGGGCGAGGGCGGGACGCAAGGCGGGCCGACCGGCGATCTCTATGTGGTGCTCCACATCAAGCCGCACGAGATCTTCGTCCGCGAGGGCGCGCATCTCATCTGCGAATTGCCGCTGACCTTTCCCCAGGTCGCCCTGGGCGACGAGGTCGAGGTCCCGGTGCTGGACGGCACCGCCAAGCTGAAGGTCCCCGCGGGCACCCAGCCGGGACAGCGCCTGGTCCTCAAGGGCAAGGGCATGCCGCATCTGCGCGGGCGCGGGCGCGGCGACGCGGTGTACGACGTCGTGGTCGAGGTGCCCACCCAGCTCACCGCGCGCCAGCGCGAGCTGCTGGAGGAATTCCGGGGGTCCCCCGACGGCGGCTCGGGGCCTCGCGTCTCCAAGTTCGTCGAGCGGATGAAGCAGCTGTTCGGTAGTTGA
- a CDS encoding nucleotide exchange factor GrpE, whose protein sequence is MSESSFVNGPLADERDEEIQRLREALEAKTRELEAQQDRYVRAVAEFDNVRKRNARERDEYTRYANESVLRDLLPVLDNLDRALQAARAEPTAAVTAGVELIQRELLRVLEKFGLTPFVSVGQPFDPERHEAVARVQRPDLPDLTVAGETARGYLLNGRVLRPAMVTVAMAPDDRDAGSSS, encoded by the coding sequence ATGAGTGAATCGTCGTTCGTGAATGGACCCCTGGCCGACGAGCGTGACGAGGAGATCCAGCGTCTCCGAGAGGCGCTCGAGGCCAAGACCCGTGAGCTGGAAGCCCAGCAGGACCGCTACGTCCGGGCCGTCGCCGAGTTCGACAACGTCCGGAAGCGCAACGCCCGGGAGCGGGACGAGTATACCCGCTATGCCAACGAGTCGGTGCTGCGCGACCTCCTGCCGGTGCTGGACAATCTCGACCGGGCGCTGCAGGCCGCCCGCGCCGAGCCGACCGCAGCGGTGACGGCGGGCGTCGAGCTGATCCAGCGCGAGCTGCTCCGAGTGCTCGAGAAATTCGGCCTCACTCCGTTCGTGTCGGTCGGCCAGCCCTTCGATCCGGAGCGCCACGAGGCGGTCGCCCGGGTCCAGCGCCCGGACCTGCCGGACCTGACGGTAGCGGGGGAGACCGCCCGGGGCTATCTGCTGAACGGACGGGTCCTTCGACCCGCGATGGTCACCGTGGCGATGGCTCCCGACGATCGGGACGCGGGCTCCAGCTCGTAG